One Setaria viridis chromosome 5, Setaria_viridis_v4.0, whole genome shotgun sequence genomic region harbors:
- the LOC117857341 gene encoding uncharacterized protein has translation MLPAVAAHLPRHHHHLGRRFLLRRHSLLPATPAKASCGAGRAGRLLLAGAFASGDGPPGQDVEYSASATSSGSAYLGLFVRLLGLDNDARDREHAVCTLYQYSLGGRKSLDEIMQFPGCIVLVISLLKSESTRACEAAAGLLRNITSVSIYRKMAIESGAIEETISLLCKSTITPEMMEQCLCTIWNFSIDENWRYKIMRSDVLTKVVSYLDEEDIKVKEAAGGIISNLALSSSNHGALVEAGVIPKLVHLLQTKEDDYKIIRKEARSSLILLARDDYYHSLIIEEGLVRVPLVGSAAYKAFKPLPHSWPSFPDGSEIQRSSRPSKYGATELLLGLSVNEQDTKPDEAKIHAMIGRSNQQFLARVGAIELDDEGNEQSGSEKNDLYTILPWVDGVARLVLILGLEDVSAIKKAARAIGDASTSEHMRASFKEAGAVKPLLQLLKHNDIPVREAAAYALEKLSVSSTICQKIKAEGGLELLVNTVKDPHTPVKQLEKIISVLSRMFDMGISMVAAPESYARENAMSAERNIQGDTASGNSGISHTFVNQEMASEMILDFDAISRLTKVLKEASPSLQAKVCCVLEHLAASEQHATSMTATCTGSVIETILEIGVIHGTRADSEDFDNRSSVATEEVSQAVSAAVRLLTKLLNFDLFVRSINTEKFTSLLRRMLKSSFPLQSKDWLAACLVKLESRAGLSGNHGVSSIDMEITIYQTIPRLVERMMTSFSFENKRSAVIELNKIISSGVLEYTRALADTGGIFPLVKMLEEGDGDALEATLAILYNLSMDPENHPAIIAAGAVPLLKRIILAEAPHWTSAIQLLRTLPV, from the exons ATGCTGCCGGCGGTCGCCGCCCATTtgccgcgccaccaccaccaccttggccgtcgcttcctcctccggcgccaCAGCCTCCTCCCTGCCACTCCCGCCAAGGCCTCGTGTGGCGCCGGCCGCGCAGGGCGCCTCCTCTTAGCCGGCGCGTTCGCCTCGGGCGATGGTCCTCCGGGACAG GATGTTGAATACTCTGCTAGTGCTACGAGTTCTGGATCTGCATACCTTGGTCTCTTTGTTCGTTTGCTTGGCTTGGACAATGACGCTCGTGATAGGGAGCATGCTGTTTGCACACTCTATCAATACTCCCTTGGCGGACGGAAGAGCCTTGATGAGATAATGCAATTCCCCGGTTGTATAGTCCTCGTCATTAGCCTCCTGAAGTCAGAGTCCACTCGTGCCTGTGAAGCAGCTGCAGGTCTTCTGCGTAACATAACGTCAGTTTCAATATACAGGAAGATGGCCATTGAAAGTGGAGCAATTGAAGAAACAATTAGTCTTCTGTGTAAATCGACGATAACCCCTGAG ATGATGGAGCAGTGTTTGTGTACCATTTGGAACTTTTCTATTGATGAAAACTGGAGATACAAGATTATGAGGAGTGATGTCCTAACAAAGGTTGTTAGCTACCTAGATGAAGAAGATATAAAAGTCAAAGAAGCTGCTGGTGGTATCATATCAAATTTGGCTTTAAGTTCCTCTAATCATGGAGCTCTGGTTGAAGCAGGTGTTATTCCAAAACTG GTCCATCTTTTGCAAACCAAAGAAGATGACTATAAGATTATTAGAAAGGAAGCTAGAAGTTCACTGATACTGCTAGCCCGTGATGATTATTACCACAGCCTTATAATAGAGGAGGGTCTAGTTCGGGTTCCTTTGGTTGGCTCAGCTGCATATAAAGCTTTTAAACCTCTCCCTCATTCATGGCCTTCTTTCCCTGATGGCTCTGAGATTCAACGGAGTTCTCGCCCCTCAAAATATGGTGCTACTGAACTGCTGCTCGGCTTGAGTGTCAATGAGCAGGATACAAAACCAGATGAAGCTAAAATTCATGCCATGATAGGGCGTTCTAATCAGCAATTTCTTGCACGTGTTGGAGCTATTGAGTTGGATGATGAAGGAAATGAGCAATCTGGATCTGAAAAGAATGACCTCTATACCATTTTGCCATGGGTGGATGGTGTTGCACGGCTAGTTTTAATTCTTGGTCTTGAAGATGTCTCTGCAATTAAAAAAGCTGCTAGAGCGATAGGTGATGCATCAACAAGTGAACATATGCGCGCCTCATTCAAGGAAGCTGGGGCTGTTAAACCTCTACTTCAGTTGCTGAAGCACAATGATATACCTGTTAGAGAAGCTGCTGCTTATGCATTGGAAAAATTAAGTGTCAG TTCCACCATCTGTCAGAAGATCAAAGCAGAAGGTGGACTTGAACTGCTCGTAAATACAGTGAAGGATCCACATACCCCAGTAAAACAACTTGAGAAG ATAATATCTGTACTTTCGCGAATGTTTGACATGGGGATTAGTATGGTTGCTGCG CCGGAGAGCTATGCTCGTGAGAATGCAATGAGTGCTGAGAGGAATATTCAAGGTGATACAGCTAGTGGAAACAGTGGAATTTCCCATACATTTGTAAACCAAGAGATGGCCAG TGAGATGATCTTGGATTTTGATGCTATTTCACGCTTAACAAAAGTTCTGAAGGAAGCGTCCCCAAGTCTGCAAGCAAAAGTTTGTTGTGTACTGGAGCATTTAGCAGCTTCGGAGCAACATGCCACTTCAATGACTGCTACTTGCACTGGTTCTGTAATCGAAACTATTCTGGAAATTGGGGTTATTCATG GGACCAGAGCTGATTCTGAAGACTTTGATAACCGTTCTAGTGTAGCCACTGAAGAAGTCAGTCAGGCAGTGTCTGCAGCTGTGAGGTTACTCACAAAGTTATTGAACTTTGATCTTTTCGTCCGCAGCATAAATACTGAGAAATTTACTTCCCTGCTAAGAAGAATGCTCAAATCCAGTTTTCCGCTTCAGTCAAAGGATTGGCTTGCAGCATGCCTTGTTAAGCTAGAATCAAGGGCTGGCTTATCAGGCAATCATGGTGTGAGTAGTATAGATATGGAGATAACTATTTATCAGACTATTCCAAGGCTAGTTGAGCGAATGATGACctcattttcttttgaaaataaaagaagTGCCGTAATAGAGCTAAACAAGATAATATCAAGTGGTGTGCTGGAATATACAAGGGCATTGGCTGATACTGGGGGTATATTTCCACTGGTGAAAATGCTTGAAGAGGGTGACGGGGATGCATTGGAAGCTACATTAGCTATCTTGTATAATCTGAGCATGGATCCAGAAAATCACCCAGCAATAATTGCTGCTGGAGCGGTGCCTCTTTTGAAGCGGATTATTCTTGCCGAAGCTCCACACTGGACTAGTGCTATTCAGTTGCTGAGAACATTGCCTGTATGA